The nucleotide sequence GACGCCTGCACCACTGGCTTCACCAATGACGGGATCCGCGTCGCGCATCGCCTCAGCGATGGGAAGCTCCATCTGACCAAGTCCGTCCGTCGCATTGCTCGCGACAACGGGTTCAACCACTTGCTCTGGGGCCAATTCGTTCTCCTTCATTGAAGTCACTGCACGTGCAGACGCTTCCTAATCCCATGGACGGTGAGACCTTGTCTCTTGCGTGTCGTTCGAACTTACCCATCGGCGTTTATGTGATGCAGGGTTGGGGGATTGCCCGTCGTCGTCCATCTGCGCCTGGATCCGGCGGATCGCGTTCGCCCGCTCAGTCTTTGCTGTCATCGCTGCCGTCACTGCTGTCGTTGCCTTCGTCCCGTTTATTGGGTAGCGCCGCCCCCGGCTCGTCGCCCTGTTCTTCGCCCTGCTCATCCTGCTGAGCTTCCCCCTGACCGTCGCCCTGCTCTTCCGGCGCGGTCGCCGCCGAACTGCCGCCCTTGCGCCGCCTTCCACCACCGCCACCGCCGTCGCGTTCGCGCGGCGCGACGCGCAGGGTGGCCAGCAACTGGCGCGCGAGCGCCGCTTCCGCTTCGGCCCGCTCGGCCCGGCGCTGCGCCGCGGCGAGTTCCGCCTGCACGGTGTCCAGGTCGCCCGCCGCCTTGCGCTGCGCCTGCTCGGTGGCCGCGAGCCGCTCGGCCAGCGCCACGCCCTGCGCTTCCAGCTTCGCGCGGCCCTCCGCCTGCGCCACCGCCGCATCGCGCGCCTCGCTGCGTGCCGCCGCCAGTTCGGCGCGCAGGTCTTCGGCCGTGCGCTCGCTCTTCTGGCGCGCGGTGCGCTCCTGGTCCAGTTCGCGCAGGCTGCGCCGCTCGCTGGCTTCCGCCCGTTCCTGCGCGAGCGTCACGGCCTCGCGCGCCCGCTCCAGCTCCGTCGAGAATTGGGTGCGCAACTCCGCCAGCTGCCTACCCGCGGCCTCCAGTTCCGCCCGCCCCGCATCCAGCCGGGCCTGGGTCGCCGCGTGCGCCTGCCGCTCCGCGACCAGCTCCGCCTGCACGGCGTCGTGCGCGTCGCGCGCCTCGGCCAACTGCGCTGAGAGGGCGGCCACCTCCTCCCGCGCCGCCGCGGTCTCGGCCCGCGCGGCGTCGCGCTCGGCCTCGGCGACGCTGGTCGCATGGCGAGCCTCGGCGCGCAGCGTGGCCAGCTCGCCGGTGGCGGCCTCGTTGGCCGCCTGCCAGATGGTCTGCACCGCCCCCGCCGCGATGTCCTTCAACGCCTCCGGCAAGTCGGGATGGTCGATGGTCACGCGCGCGCGCCCGCGCAGCTCCTGCCAGAACGCCTGCAACACCTCGGCAGGCGTGCCCATGCTGCCCTTGCGCACCAGGCTGTAGAGCTTGTTGGCCGTGGGCGTGACGCCGTAGCGAAAGAACAGCAGGCCGCAGACCTCGCGGTAGAGCGCGCGAGTCTCGGGAAAGCGGCTGCGCAGCTCGGTGAGATCCGCTTGCAGCGCGGCGTCGGTCAGATCCAGGTCGGCAGCGGGCATGGGAGAAGAAGACGGAAAAGTGATGATAAATATTACACCGTAATACGTAGTAAAACCGATTTCAGGTGGCATACTTTAGACATAACTGCGCTTATGTCTACAATGTCGAAGCTAGGTGTGATTTTTAAGGCTCTACGAGAGCCTGGCCGACGCTTGTCCTAACCAGGGCTGACGGCGCCCGGTACCCCCCGGGGCGCCGGCTCGGATCTCCGCTGGCGATGACAAGGCCGCAGTGACGGCCTGGTTGGCTCGCATCAAACCATTACGAACGCCGCGGTCTTTTTTAGTATCCCAAATAGACTACAATTTTGTTTGCTATTTTGATTTCATGACGTATATTGGAGTCGATGCGAGACCAACGAGACGCGCGCTGTGCAGACCGTACGAGTTGGCGGATTGCTGCCGGTGAGCCGGGAAGACGCGGCGTGGGGAAAATGTCTTGTTGCCGTGGACCGGGTCAGTGGATCCCCACAACACCCGCCGTAAGAACAGCAAAACAGAAGGAGACCTTTGATGCTGTCATTGATCAATCGCGCTTTTCGGGCGGCCGCTTTGGCCCTTGTCGGGATGGCCATCACCAGTGGACCGTTGCAAGCGCAAGGCAAGTATCCGAATCGGCCGATCAAGATGTTTGTCGGCTTCTCCGCTGGTAGCGCTACCGACATCGTGGCGCGCGTGGTGGCCCAATACCTGTCGGAACGGCTCGGGCAATCGATCGTTGTCGAGAACAAGACAGGCGTGGGTGGCAGCCTCGCGGCAGAAGCCGTTGCCCGCTCCGCACCAGACGGCTACACCCTGCTGACCGTGTCGAGCGCGATCGCTGTCAACCCTGCGGTGTATCCAAACCTCTCGTTCGACGTTGAAAAAGATCTCACGCCGATTGCATTGGTCGGCCGACTGCCTACCGTATTGCTGGTCCGGAATGACTTCCCGGCCAAAACGCTGAGCGAGCTTTTGTCATACGCACGTAGCCATCCCAAAAAGATCAACTACGGCTCCTCCGGCGTGGGCGGCTCATCACATCTGGCCACCGAATATCTCGCGACACTCACCAACACATCGTTCACGCATGTACCGTACCGCGGCAATTCGCAGGCTGTCGCTGCGTTGTTCGGGGGCGAGATCGACATGGTGACCGACACCATCCTGCTCGCTGCACCCAACATCCAGGCTCGTCGTGTCCGCGCGCTGGCCATCTCCAGCCAATCGCGCTCGCCGTTGGCACCCGAAGTGCCTACCTTTGCCGAGGCTGGCCTAAAGGGCTACGACGGCAGCTTGTTCTTTGGACTGATGGGGCCGAAGGGAATGCCTTCGGAGATCGTTCAGCGGATTAACCGCGAAGTGAATGACTTGCTGAAAAACTCGCCTGAACTGAAAGAGCGCCTGCAATCGGCGGGGGGCCTGGAACTCGTTGGCGGAAGTCCGGACCAGTTCCGCGTCACCCTGCACAAGGAAGTGCTCCAGTGGCGCAGCGTCGTGAAGAACGCCAATGTGACCGTCAACCAATGACACGAGCGGAGATTTCCCGAATGACTCCCAACCAACGTATCCAACCGCTGTCCGGGTACACCGTTATCGAACTTGGCTCGACCGTTGCTGGCCCCTTCTGCGGCAGGCTGCTGGCCGACTTTGGCGCAACCGTCATCAAGGTCGAGGTGGCCGAGGGCGACGCGTTGCGCTCAATGGGCAGCCATAAAGACGGCGTATCGCTGTACGCCCTTTCCATGTTCCGCAACAAGGAGTTGATTTCGGTCGACCTGCGCACTGAAGAGGGGCAATCGCTGTTACGACAGCTGATCAACAAGGCCGACTTCGTGGTCGAAAATTTCCGCCCTGGCACGATGGAACGTTGGGGCCTCGCTTACGAGTCCCTAAGTGCAAGCAACCCTGGTTTGATCATGGTTCGTATCAGTGGCTACGGTCAGGATGGCCCATACAGTCTCCAGCCAGGCTACGGCGTGATCGGTGAAGCCATTAGCGGCCTGCGCTCGATTACTGGCGATCCAGATCGCCCGCCGGCACGAGTTGCCACCTCGCTGTCGGACTACCTCACGGGGCTGTATGGAGCATTTGGCGCGCTGCTGGCGCTGGAAGCCCGCCACCGCACAGGACGCGGCCAAGTGGTGGATACCGCGCTGGCCGAATGCGCATTTAGCTTCATGGAACCGCACGTCATGGCCTACGACCAACTTGGCGTTATCGCCCAGCGGGCGGGTTCACAATTGCCAGGGTCCAGCCCCAACAACCTATATCAAGCCGGCGATGGCTGCTACATCCATGTTGCAGCGCTTGCGGACCCAATCTTCCGACGCCTTTGCGTGGCGATGGGTCAGCCAGAACTGGCCAACGAGCCTCGCTACGCCTCTAACATGATGCGCAGCCAACACAGCGATGAGGTGGATGCTGTCGTGCAATGCTGGATCGGTGCGCGAACCTATCACGAGATTCACCAGGTGCTGGGCGACCACGATATCCCACATGCCAAGATCTACAACATCGATGATGTCTTTGCCGATCCCCACTTCGCCGCACGCGGCAGCATTCAACGCCGGCCGCACGAAAGGGTGGGCATGGTCGCTGTTCCGAACGTAACGCCGCGGCTCACCGAAACCCCTGGCGAAGTGCGGGAACTTGGTCGCGACACCGGCGCCGACACCGCCACAGTCCTTGCCCGCATGCTGGGGCTTACCTCCGAGGCGGTGTCCACTCTGCAGCGGCGCGGCGTCATTTATGACCCGGCCCTGGCCCACTGAGCCAGACTACACCTCAACTCTTCCCACAACGTTACGACATTTAAATTGCAAGGATGGAGGTTATGAGCATCAAAGTGAAATCGGAGGTGGTTGGTTCTGTCTGGAAGTGCGAGTGCGAGATTGGACAGACCGTAACCGAAGGCGACGTGCTCTTCATCATCGAATCGATGAAGATGGAGATTCCGGTAGAAGCGATGTACGCCGGTACGGTATCTCAGGTACTGGTCAAAGAAGGCGAGCCAATCGCCGAAGGCCAAGTGATGGCAGTAGTCGATCCGGCGTAAGGAGATGGCCATGGAAATGAACCATAGCATTCCCTCCGAGGACCTTCTGGAACTCGAACGGCGCCGCCAACTCGCGTTGGGACTCGGCGGGCCTGAAGCCATCGAACGGCATCATGCGGCCGGCAAGCTGACGATCCGCGAGCGCATCGAGGCACTCTCTGACAAAAACTCGTTCCATGAAGTCGGCCGACTCACCGGCCAAGGCCACTACGACGCGGCCGGTGTGCTGACGAAGGTTACACCAGCGCCGTATGTGATGGGGCTAGCTAACGTGGACGGTCGTCCTGTCGCAATCGGCGGAGAGGACTATACCGTACGCGGCGGCACAAGCTGGAGCGGCGACCGGAAAAAAGGCGGTCAAGGTGGCTTCGTCGAAGATCTTGCCCTGAATTACAAGATTCCGCTGATCAACCTGATTGACGGCGTGGGCGGCAGCGTCACCTCTGCGCAACGGCGAGGCCATACAGTCTTTCCTGGCGTGCATGGCTTTGAAACGTCCGCAGCGCTGCTTGGCCAAGTACCGGTTGTCAGTGCCGTGCTGGGTACGGCAGCAGGAGGGCCAGCCGGAAGGGCTATCATGTCACACTGGTCGGTGATGGTGAATGGCACCAGCCATGTTTTCGCCGCAGGGCCCCCGGTGGTGAAACGTTCGCTTGGCCAGGAAATTTCTAAAGAAGACCTCGGAGGCGCCCCGATTGCAGTGGCTTTGGCTGGATCGGTAGACAATGCCGTTGAAACCGAGGCGGACTGCTTCGCGATGATCCGGCGCTATCTGTCGTACATGCCGCAGAACGTGTGGGAACTGCCGCCAGTGACGCCGTGCGATGATCCGACCGATCGTCGCGACGAGGAACTGGCGACCATCGTGCCATCCGCTAGGCGTAAGGCTTATGACATGCGCAAGATTGTGCGCATGGTATTTGACCGTGGCTCGATGTTCGAAATCCAACCCACATACGGCAAGGCGGTAATCACATGCCTAGCGCGTTTGAATGGCAAGGTTGTGGGCGTGGTAGCGAGCAACCCCATGGCTTACGGTGGGGCCATTGATGCCAAGGCTGCGCGCAAGCAAACGCACTTCATCGAATTGTGTGACACCTTCCATATCCCTTTGGTGTTCCTGGTGGATGTGCCCGGCTTTATGGTCGGTCGCGACGCAGAGGCTCAGGGTACCCTTCGCGAAGGCATGCGCAGCGTGTTCGTCAGTCTGCAGGCTACTGTGCCGATAGTGACGGTAGTCATTCGAAAGTGCTACGGCATGGCAGGCATGGCAGCCACCGATAAAAACGGCTTGGGCCTCAAGCTCGCGTGGCCGACGGCGGAATGGGGCTCGCTGCCGATCGAGGGAGGCGTGGCTGCAGCGTTTCGGCGCGAGATCGCTGCGTCCGAAGATCCTGCGGCAAAGGAACGCGAGCTCGAACATCACCTGCGTCAGCTCGCATCACCCTTCCGTACCGCGGAGGCCTTCGGCGTGGAGGACATCATTGACCCCCGCGAGACTCGCCAGACGCTTTGCCGCTTCATCGACGCTGCTCAGATCTCGCTGAAAACCACGCTGGGCCCGAAACTTAGGGCCGGCGTGCGCCCGTAACAGTATCGACGTGCCTTTTTTCACTAGTCCACTGAATCATTGAGATTGGAGGTGAAGGGCATGTCATGCGGGATACAGCGCTAGGCGCAAAGCGCAGCAATAGCACGGCTATTGCGAGCATTTGCAACGACGCGATGTGCCCGCATTACATGGCAGGCACCGACCGATTTTCTTGTTTTCACGAACTGGCGGGACCGCCCGACGTAGTTGGGAATGGTGCGCTCAAGGAGGTGTTCCTGGCCGAACATGCCACCAGTACGTTCGGAGAGCGATCGGGCTGTGGCACCGAGCATTTCGAGCTTGGGCGCATCGCCAAAGTGAATGCGGTCGAAGCCAGCACCGGCTTCGACTGAGCGTGGGCGTGGGCGTGGGGCGGCATTCGACGCGCACTTGGGCTCACCAGATATTGAGATCTAGGAGATCAACAACATGCAAACGGTACTCATCGCAAACCGCGGCGCGGTGGCTGCTCGCGTACAGCGAACCTTACACAGGATGGGCCTGCGGTCGATCGTGGTTTATTCCGAAGCCGACCGTGACCTGCCTTATGTGGCGGAAGCCGACCAGGCGTATTGCATCGGACCATCACCGGCGGCACAGAGCTATCTGAACGAACCTGCCCTCTTTGACGCAATACGCCGCTCGGGTGCCGATGCGGTGCACCCCGGCTATGGCTTCTTGTCAGAAGACTCAGGATTCGCCAGCCGCGTGGAAGCAGCGGGCCTAACGTTTATTGGCCCCAGCCCGCGCTGGATCGACGCGATGGGACATAAGACCCGCGCGCGCAATTTGATGGCGCAACACGGTATGCCGATGTGCCGCTCCTCTGGCATTATCGGCGACGACGCCGCCGCGATCCGGGCGGCTGGCGTTGAAGTAGGCTATCCGATATTGGTTAAGCCTGCCGGAGGCGGCGGTGGCATTGGCATGATTGCCGCCCACGACGCCGATGAACTCGTGGAAGCCGTCGGCCGCGCAAGAGCGCTTGCACAACGAAGTTTCGGAAATGGCGACGTGTATCTGGAGCAGCTGTTTGAGCGGCCGCGGCATATCGAGTTCCAGATCCTCGGCGATCGGCACGGCAACGTGCAGCATCTGATGGAGCGGGATTGCTCGGTGCAACGACGCCACCAGAAGGTAATCGAAGAAGCCTGCGCGCCTGGACTGCCACCCGGCGAGGCCGACGAAGTCGCAGACCGTGTGGCAAGATTGCTGGGTAAGCTCGGCTACGACGTGATCGGGACCGTGGAGATGCTGCGCGGCTCAGACGGCAGCTACAGTTTTCTGGAAATGAATACCCGCCTGCAGGTTGAGCACGCGGTCACCGAAGCCATTACCGGGGTGGATCTGGTCGAAGCACAAATCCGTCTTGCGGCAGGTGAGGCCCTGCGCGATGTCCTTCCCACGCCGGTGACGGCTTCGGGTCACGCCATCGAGCTGCGAATTTATGCGGAAGACCCCGTCCGCTTCTTCCCCTCGCCGGGCATCCTACAGACTTTCCGCCTGCCATCGGGTACCGGCATCCGAATCGAGACAGGCTATGCGGAGGGAAACACCGTAAGCCAGTACTACGACCCTATGATCGCGAAGCTAGTGATTCACGCGTCAGACAGGCATGCGGCCATCGAGCTTGCAGAGCAGGCACTGTCCGAAACGAGAATTGAGGGCGTAAAGACCAACATTCCGCTCTTGCAGCGCATGCTTGATTTTCCTGCCTGGCGCGCGGGTGATTTGCACACGAGCCTCGTGCAGGACCTTTTCGCCAGCGGCGAGGCGAAGAAATAGCGAGACAAGTGACGTCCCTTGCGAAAAGAATGCGTCCTTCAGGCCGCACCGAATTGTGCTGGCTTGAATCCAGCTCCTTGCTAGTGGGATGGGCGTGTCGCTTTCGTGAGCGGAAATAAGGGAGCTAGCGAAATGCGTTCGCCTTGCACAATTATTAGTGAAGACGTAGTAACAACGATGGGAACGGGCGATGAACAATGCCGAAACCTCCCAAGTCCTTGGCTCGGAAGTCCGGGCCCGGCAGCGCGGTGACGGTGCGAACAAAGCGCTTGAGATACTGCGGATACTGCGCGCAAGAATCGCGAAGCAAGATCTTCTGCCTGGCGCCAAGGTGAGGGAGCAGGATCTAGCCGAAGAATTTGACGTGCCGCGCCCGCTGGTGCGAGAGGTTTTTGCGGCTCTCGCGCAGCGTGGTCTCATTGAGCGAATACCAAACCGCGGCGCGGTGGTGACACGGATCGATCTTCAACAATTATTGCACATCTACGACGTGCGTGAGGTGCTCGACGGGCTTTGCGTCAGATTGGCGACTCAAAACGTACCGCCGGAATCGTGGCAAGATCTGGTTGATTTTTTTAACGGTCCGATGGTTCAGTATGTCGAGGAATCGAACCTGGACGCCTTTATTGACGGTTATGATTTCTTTCGCCGGAGAGTTATTGAGGCAGCGGCCAACCCTCCGCTCGCCGAAATGCTAGATAGTATCTGGGACAAGACGCAATTCCTGATCCGACGCATCATCATACTTCCCGGCCGGCCAAAACAAGGCCTTGCCGAGCATTCCGCCGTGCTGAACGCAATGCGGGCAGGCGATGCCGCGGCAGCAGAAGCGTTGCGGCGGAAGAATTTTCAGAGCGCCAAGAAAACCTTGTCTCGTTATCAAAAGTATTTGGTTTAGCGGTGGCGCGCGCCCTGCAATGCCTGTGGCTGCCACCCGCCAATCACTACGCGCCTTTCAACTCGGGCTGATGGCGACTTGCAAGCGCCGATATTGGTGCTCAAACGACATACTTGCGAAAGCGGCTTAAATACTCTGCCGCCTCTCTGAGGCTCTGGCGTCGGATCGATTCAGCCTTGTCCGCATCGCGATCACGCAGGGCGGCAAGCACGGCTCGATGATGCTCCAGCCCCAGACGCGCCCGGCCCGGCAGAACGATCGCACGCTGGATAACAGCTTGCGAGCGCTCAACGATCGTGTCAAGCATGCCTTGGATAATCGGGTTATTTGCATTCTTGAAGACGCGTTGGCGGAACTGCTCATAGCCCGCCATGTAGAAATCAAAATCCCCTTTCTCGAGCGCCTCTTCCATTGGAGCCCCGAACAGGGCTATCAGATCGTCCCACTCCCCCTGTGGAGCGTTTTGCGCGGCCAAGCGCACGCCCATGCCTTCAAGTGCTTCCCGGGCGCAGTAAATTTGCAGGATCTGCTCAAAGCTAATGCGGGTGACGATGGCCCCTCGATTGGGAATTCGCTCCACCAACCCACGCTCTTCCAGTGCCGCCAGAGCTTCCCGGATGCGCGGACGCGTCGAATCAAACTCGTGAGCCAGTTCAGCTTCCACAAGCTTCGTCCCCGGCAGTAGATCATGGCGAGCAATCCGGGCCCGTAGTTCGTCCGCAATCGCTGTTGCCGACGTTGCCTTCGACTTCCCGGCTTGATTGCCGGCGACGCCTTTCTGTTGGCTGGCTTTCGCTGTAGCTGTCATGGTGTTCCGTTCCGTGCGCGCGAATGATCAGTGTTCTTGAAAACATAATAGTAAACCCTTTTGTAAGCGCTTTTGGAGGCCAGAGGGTTCTGCCGTCGAGTTCAGCTTTGGCCCCCTCACTTTTCCGGTCCGCAAGCGCCCTTCCTTCACACGTCCACTGTTCAGTGCAGGCTCCCTAGTCTCGACAACTTTTCCGTACCGGCGCGACACATTGAGCACAAACCATTACGGTAGTCAAAATAGACTACAAAATAGTTTACTTTTTTGTCTTCTGTGCCCATACTGACCTTGCGCAAGATGGAAAGCGACGACTTTGACGGGCAGGGGGCGTGGCATCGCTGGTGAACTCGCCCGACCAGCGCATAGAACCGGAAGAAACCACTCGCGGTCTTGGCCGCAGAGCACGATCGATAAAGGTAGGACACTATGGAATACCTCACGCTTTGCAGTGCCGACTCGGTGCCGGTGGAGGGCACCCGGCTCGCTGCCACAAGTCTCGCCCGGCGCAGTGTGCGTTCCGTGTGGCATCCGTGTACTGCACTCAGACCCGGTGACACCGTCGAGCCGTTGGCGATAGCGCGTGGCGAAGGCGTATGGCTGATCGACACGGAGGGGCGGCGCTACTTTGACGCCACCAGCTCCTGGTGGGTCAACTTGTTCGGTCACGCCAACCCACATATCAATGCCGCCCTGGTGCACCAGCTGGAAACGCTTGAGCACGTGATGCTCGCCGGATGCACCCACGCACCCGCAGTGGAACTGGGCGAGCGTTTGTCGGCACTGACCGGTGGGGCACTCGGCAATGTTTTCTACGCGTCGGACGGCGCGTCGGCCGTTGAGATCGCGCTCA is from Cupriavidus sp. P-10 and encodes:
- a CDS encoding Bug family tripartite tricarboxylate transporter substrate binding protein, whose protein sequence is MLSLINRAFRAAALALVGMAITSGPLQAQGKYPNRPIKMFVGFSAGSATDIVARVVAQYLSERLGQSIVVENKTGVGGSLAAEAVARSAPDGYTLLTVSSAIAVNPAVYPNLSFDVEKDLTPIALVGRLPTVLLVRNDFPAKTLSELLSYARSHPKKINYGSSGVGGSSHLATEYLATLTNTSFTHVPYRGNSQAVAALFGGEIDMVTDTILLAAPNIQARRVRALAISSQSRSPLAPEVPTFAEAGLKGYDGSLFFGLMGPKGMPSEIVQRINREVNDLLKNSPELKERLQSAGGLELVGGSPDQFRVTLHKEVLQWRSVVKNANVTVNQ
- a CDS encoding DNA-binding protein; amino-acid sequence: MPAADLDLTDAALQADLTELRSRFPETRALYREVCGLLFFRYGVTPTANKLYSLVRKGSMGTPAEVLQAFWQELRGRARVTIDHPDLPEALKDIAAGAVQTIWQAANEAATGELATLRAEARHATSVAEAERDAARAETAAAREEVAALSAQLAEARDAHDAVQAELVAERQAHAATQARLDAGRAELEAAGRQLAELRTQFSTELERAREAVTLAQERAEASERRSLRELDQERTARQKSERTAEDLRAELAAARSEARDAAVAQAEGRAKLEAQGVALAERLAATEQAQRKAAGDLDTVQAELAAAQRRAERAEAEAALARQLLATLRVAPRERDGGGGGGRRRKGGSSAATAPEEQGDGQGEAQQDEQGEEQGDEPGAALPNKRDEGNDSSDGSDDSKD
- a CDS encoding biotin/lipoyl-binding carrier protein; amino-acid sequence: MSIKVKSEVVGSVWKCECEIGQTVTEGDVLFIIESMKMEIPVEAMYAGTVSQVLVKEGEPIAEGQVMAVVDPA
- a CDS encoding acyl-CoA carboxylase subunit beta; the protein is MEMNHSIPSEDLLELERRRQLALGLGGPEAIERHHAAGKLTIRERIEALSDKNSFHEVGRLTGQGHYDAAGVLTKVTPAPYVMGLANVDGRPVAIGGEDYTVRGGTSWSGDRKKGGQGGFVEDLALNYKIPLINLIDGVGGSVTSAQRRGHTVFPGVHGFETSAALLGQVPVVSAVLGTAAGGPAGRAIMSHWSVMVNGTSHVFAAGPPVVKRSLGQEISKEDLGGAPIAVALAGSVDNAVETEADCFAMIRRYLSYMPQNVWELPPVTPCDDPTDRRDEELATIVPSARRKAYDMRKIVRMVFDRGSMFEIQPTYGKAVITCLARLNGKVVGVVASNPMAYGGAIDAKAARKQTHFIELCDTFHIPLVFLVDVPGFMVGRDAEAQGTLREGMRSVFVSLQATVPIVTVVIRKCYGMAGMAATDKNGLGLKLAWPTAEWGSLPIEGGVAAAFRREIAASEDPAAKERELEHHLRQLASPFRTAEAFGVEDIIDPRETRQTLCRFIDAAQISLKTTLGPKLRAGVRP
- a CDS encoding GntR family transcriptional regulator, with the translated sequence MNNAETSQVLGSEVRARQRGDGANKALEILRILRARIAKQDLLPGAKVREQDLAEEFDVPRPLVREVFAALAQRGLIERIPNRGAVVTRIDLQQLLHIYDVREVLDGLCVRLATQNVPPESWQDLVDFFNGPMVQYVEESNLDAFIDGYDFFRRRVIEAAANPPLAEMLDSIWDKTQFLIRRIIILPGRPKQGLAEHSAVLNAMRAGDAAAAEALRRKNFQSAKKTLSRYQKYLV
- a CDS encoding CaiB/BaiF CoA transferase family protein, which gives rise to MTPNQRIQPLSGYTVIELGSTVAGPFCGRLLADFGATVIKVEVAEGDALRSMGSHKDGVSLYALSMFRNKELISVDLRTEEGQSLLRQLINKADFVVENFRPGTMERWGLAYESLSASNPGLIMVRISGYGQDGPYSLQPGYGVIGEAISGLRSITGDPDRPPARVATSLSDYLTGLYGAFGALLALEARHRTGRGQVVDTALAECAFSFMEPHVMAYDQLGVIAQRAGSQLPGSSPNNLYQAGDGCYIHVAALADPIFRRLCVAMGQPELANEPRYASNMMRSQHSDEVDAVVQCWIGARTYHEIHQVLGDHDIPHAKIYNIDDVFADPHFAARGSIQRRPHERVGMVAVPNVTPRLTETPGEVRELGRDTGADTATVLARMLGLTSEAVSTLQRRGVIYDPALAH
- a CDS encoding GntR family transcriptional regulator, whose amino-acid sequence is MTATAKASQQKGVAGNQAGKSKATSATAIADELRARIARHDLLPGTKLVEAELAHEFDSTRPRIREALAALEERGLVERIPNRGAIVTRISFEQILQIYCAREALEGMGVRLAAQNAPQGEWDDLIALFGAPMEEALEKGDFDFYMAGYEQFRQRVFKNANNPIIQGMLDTIVERSQAVIQRAIVLPGRARLGLEHHRAVLAALRDRDADKAESIRRQSLREAAEYLSRFRKYVV
- a CDS encoding acetyl-CoA carboxylase biotin carboxylase subunit encodes the protein MQTVLIANRGAVAARVQRTLHRMGLRSIVVYSEADRDLPYVAEADQAYCIGPSPAAQSYLNEPALFDAIRRSGADAVHPGYGFLSEDSGFASRVEAAGLTFIGPSPRWIDAMGHKTRARNLMAQHGMPMCRSSGIIGDDAAAIRAAGVEVGYPILVKPAGGGGGIGMIAAHDADELVEAVGRARALAQRSFGNGDVYLEQLFERPRHIEFQILGDRHGNVQHLMERDCSVQRRHQKVIEEACAPGLPPGEADEVADRVARLLGKLGYDVIGTVEMLRGSDGSYSFLEMNTRLQVEHAVTEAITGVDLVEAQIRLAAGEALRDVLPTPVTASGHAIELRIYAEDPVRFFPSPGILQTFRLPSGTGIRIETGYAEGNTVSQYYDPMIAKLVIHASDRHAAIELAEQALSETRIEGVKTNIPLLQRMLDFPAWRAGDLHTSLVQDLFASGEAKK